One region of Anas acuta chromosome Z, bAnaAcu1.1, whole genome shotgun sequence genomic DNA includes:
- the PLIN2 gene encoding perilipin-2: protein MALAAIDPQQNIVSRVANLPLVSSTYDMVSTAYVTTKDNHPYLKSVCEIAEKGVKTITSVAMTSAMPIIQKLEPQIVVANNYACMGLDKIEERLPILNQPTDKVVANAKDVVVGAREAVTTTVTGAKETVAHTITGVVGKTKGAMQDSVEMTKSVVNGGINTVLGSRVVQMVSSGMDSALTKSETLVDQYLPLTEAELEKEAAKVEGFEVGVQKPSYYVRLGSLSSKVRARAYQQALNKVRDAKQKSQETISQLHHTVNLIEYARKNMNSANQKLLNAQEKLYQSWVEWKKYTGQNDGDESHSAEHIESRTLAIAQSLTQQLQTTCLTLVSSLQGLPQNVQDQVCSVGSMASDVYQSFRSASSFQELSDSFLATSKGQLKKMKESLDDVMDYLVNNTPLNWLVPDFTITDLSSESDDIPDILDLDEDQQDFSRTNGPYTTGQRVE from the exons ATGGCATTAGCAGCAATTGATCCACAACAG AACATTGTATCAAGGGTagcaaaccttcctttggtgagcTCCACCTATGATATGGTGTCGACAGCCTACGTTACCACAAAGGATAACCATCCCTATCTGAAGTCAGTATGTGAGATAGCAGAGAAAGGAGTGAAGACGATTACTTCAGTAGCCATGACAAGTGCTATGCCTATCATCCAGAAACTGGAACCACAAA TTGTAGTTGCCAACAACTATGCATGTATGGGTCTGGACAAAATTGAAGAGAGACTACCTATACTGAATCAACCCACTGACAAG GTTGTTGCCAATGCTAAGGATGTAGTTGTTGGAGCCAGAGAAGCTGTAACAACCACTGTGACTGGTGCCAAGGAAACTGTTGCTCACACAATCACCGGAGTTGTGGGCAAGACTAAAGGAGCGATGCAAGACAGTGTGGAAATGACCAAGTCTGTTGTTAATGGTGGCATTAACACTGTCTTGGGAAGTCGTGTGGTGCAGATGGTGAGCAGTGGAATGGACAGTGCTCTCACTAAATCAGAGACCCTTGTAGACCAGTATCTCCCACTCACTGAAGCAGAACTAG AAAAAGAGGCTGCAAAAGTTGAAGGTTTTGAAGTTGGAGTTCAAAAGCCAAGCTACTATGTTCGGCTAGGATCCCTGTCTTCAAAGGTCCGTGCACGTGCCTACCAGCAAGCCTTAAACAAAGTTAGAGATGCTAAGCAGAAAAGCCAGGAAACAATTTCTCAGCTCCACCACACCGTTAATCTG ATCGAGTATGCCAGAAAGAACATGAATAGTGCCAATCAGAAACTTCTTAATGCTCAGGAAAAACTGTATCAATCCTGGGTAGAATGGAAGAAATATACAGGTCAAAATGATGGTGATGAATCGCATAGTGCTGAG CACATAGAGTCAAGAACTCTAGCAATTGCACAGAGCCTCACTCAACAGCTTCAGACCACCTGCCTCACACTGGTCTCAAGCctacagggtctgccacagaaTGTGCAGGACCAGGTTTGCAGTGTTGGGTCAATGGCAAGTGATGTATACCAGAGCTTTCGGTCAGCATCCTCTTTTCAAGAACTATCAGACAGCTTTCTTGCTACTAGTAAAGgacaactgaagaaaatgaaagagtcTCTGGATGATGTGATGGATTATCTTGTTAACAACACGCCGCTCAACTGGCTG GTTCCAGATTTCACTATTACAGACCTGTCTTCAGAGTCAGATGATATCCCAGACATTTTGGATTTGGATGAAGATCAACAAGACTTTTCACGCACAAATGGCCCATACACCACAGGGCAAAGAGTtgaatga